A single window of Botrytis cinerea B05.10 chromosome 15, complete sequence DNA harbors:
- the Bccus1 gene encoding Bccus1, which yields MAPKMTKNQMRRAKKKEQKKAAQVTPTPEADVPNDTEPKVEAIEPAETTEKPIKSDEEQVKNDEDPLEADIAGFNISEDDPNFAMFKNIMDRFGATAEEDQAAKDVDIGDKGEVFFDGDDEIPDEDEEADKEPKLSKKKRKERDKLSVAELKALVRKPELVDWTDTSASDPRLLVHIKSYRNVVPVPNHWSLKREYLSSKRGVEKAPFSLPKFIQETGIAEMRDAVLEKQDGASLKQKQRERVQPKMGKLDIDYQKLYEAFFRFQTKPELTRYGEVYYEGKEYETNLRHLRPGELSDDLKDALNIPPGAPPPWLINQQRFGPPPSYPSLKIPGLNAPPPPGGAWGFHPGGYGKPPVDEFNRPLYGGDIFGVLQPQVNNQAGEPIERTLWGELQAPEEESEEEEESDEEEEEGDEEDVGGLQTPSGTETPGGMASTVPSEYPGEMSVGGDFDLRKQKRGTETEESTHPRSAYTVIPERQIRAEGFFGGERAYDVRAGQNAHLPVLGQEDTKKRKKPGDVDVALDPDSLQNEDGISKEEVKRRFEAQKKEERGAWQYDEDLSDMIAQESRKKQKRDEEKRGEKRERSYRF from the exons ATGGCGCCGAAAATGACCAAAAACCAGATGCGGCgcgcaaagaagaaggagcaGAAGAAAGCAGCACAG GTGACCCCAACACCAGAAGCAGATGTTCCAAATGATACAGAGCCAAAAGTCGAGGCAATTGAGCCTGCTGAAACCACCGAGAAACCGATTAAGAGCGACGAAGAACAAGTCAAAAATGACGAAGATCCTTTGGAAGCAGACATTGCAGGCTTTAATATTTCTGAAGATGATCCAAATTTTGCCATGTTCAAGAACATCATGGACAGATTTGGTGCTACTGCTGAGGAAGACCAGGCTGCGAAAGATGTAGACATCGGCGACAAGGGTGAAGTATTCTTCGATGGTGATGACGAAATTCCAGACGAGGACGAAGAAGCAGACAAAGAGCCCAAGTTATctaaaaagaagaggaaggagagagacaAGCTTTCTGTTGCAGAACTGAAAGCTCTCGTGAGGAAGCCAGAGCTTGTAGATTGGACAGATACCTCAGCTTCGGATCCTCGATTACTTgttcatatcaaatcataccGAAATGTCGTTCCAGTGCCGAATCATTGGTCTCTTAAGCGCGAGTATTTATCGTCGAAACGTGGTGTTGAGAAGGCTCCATTCTCTCTTCCGAAGTTCATTCAGGAGACTGGTATCGCCGAAATGCGTGACGCTGTGTTGGAAAAACAGGATGGAGCTAGTTTAAAACAGAAGCAAAGAGAAAGGGTGCAGCCAAAGATGGGAAAACTGGATATTGATTATCAAAAGTTGTATGAAGCTTTCTTCCGGTTTCAAACAAAGCCGGAACTAACACGTTATGGTGAGGTTTACTACGAGGGAAAGGAGTACGAGACAAACCTACGACATTTGCGACCTGGCGAGTTGAGCGACGACCTCAAAGACGCATTAAATATTCCACCTGGAGCCCCACCTCCATGGTTAATCAACCAACAACGTTTCGGCCCACCCCCTTCGTATCCTTCACTTAAGATTCCCGGGTTAAATGCACCACCTCCGCCGGGTGGCGCATGGGGATTTCATCCTGGTGGTTATGGAAAACCCCCGGTTGATGAGTTCAATCGACCCCTTTATGGAGGAGATATTTTTGGTGTTCTTCAACCACAAGTTAACAACCAAGCAGGTGAACCTATTGAGAGAACACTGTGGGGTGAGTTACAAGCACCTGAAGAAGagtcagaagaagaagaagagagcgacgaggaggaagaggaaggtgatgaggaggatgttGGTGGATTGCAAACGCCTAGTGGTACAGAAACACCAGGTGGTATGGCATCAACTGTACCATCGGAATACCCTGGTGAGATGAGTGTTGGTGGAGACTTCGATCTTCGTAAACAAAAGAGGGGAACCGAGACCGAAGAGTCTACCCACCCAAGATCTGCTTATACTGTCATCCCTGAACGCCAGATCCGCGCTGAAGGCTTCTTTGGTGGTGAAAGAGCTTATGATGTTCGCGCTGGTCAAAATGCACATTTACCAGTATTAGGACAAGAAGATAccaaaaagaggaagaagccaGGAGATGTAGATGTTGCGTTGGATCCAGATTCTTTACAGAATGAGGATGGTATAAGTAAGGAAGAAGTAAAACGAAGGTTTGAGgctcaaaagaaagaggaacgAGGAGCTTGGCAATACGATGAAGATTTGAGTGATATGATTGCTCAAGAGAGCaggaagaaacaaaagagagatgaagaaaaacgaggcgagaagagagaaaggtcCTACAGATTTTAA
- the Bcorc5 gene encoding Bcorc5, with translation MVALFTLPNELVLSSLASQFPCREQQIRSLTTLLSIQAAPTKNIVLHGLEATGKSTIAKAVLEALSTHSPANNGALEEHFSNELQYAIIKSAECISGRHLLEQTIGAVANAVEWKGNIPRCENLAQLVVEVGKLLEGWTATNEAQAAKQRFVLVFDGIDRQREAPPTMLPALARMGEIIPNLTTIFITTIPRPSFFHLPGIPHIQFPSYTKPELVTILSRTCKPSPKLPDGSKETTSIWERFLPTIYDSLSKYSGRDLVSFREICLQLWPTFIQPILNGTYTSNEFSRLLIANRALLQNDTLLTPSVLAPITSASVVKKATSNTSTTQLQAQNNITTHLPYHTRLLLIASYLASHNPPRTDQHHFLQQTATKRKKRGGGTALTASTSRPGVSKSRKIPRKLLGPQAFLLERMIAIYHVLLEDADGRGRYSATNGNLKRKTKGLGAGEADIQMAVATLASLRLIAKMGSANAADTLDGGSRWRVAVGWEVVRGIARSVGVEAEDYLAE, from the exons atggttGCTCTATTTACTTTACCAAACGAATTGGTCCTTTCGTCATTGGCATCCCAATTTCCATGCAGAGAACAGCAGATTCGCTCTCTAACCACTTTGCTCTCT ATCCAAGCTGCTCCAACCAAAAACATTGTACTTCATGGGCTTGAAGCAACAGGAAAATCTACTATAGCAAAAGCTGTTCTTGAAGCATTGTCGACCCATTCTCCGGCAAACAACGGCGCTCTTGAAGAGCATTTCAGCAACGAATTACAATATGCCATAATTAAAAGTGCAGAATGTATATCTGGAAGGCATTTGTTGGAGCAAACTATAGGGGCTGTCGCGAATGCCGTAGAGTGGAAGGGGAATATACCAAGATGTGAGAACCTCGCACAATTAGTGGTGGAGGTAGGGAAATTGCTCGAAGGTTGGACCGCGACAAATGAGGCACAAGCTGCAAAACAGAGATTcgttcttgtttttgatggCATTGATCGACAGAGAGAAGCTCCTCCTACCATGCTGCCAGCATTGGCCCGAATGGGTGAGATT ATTCCTAATCTTACCACAATTTTCATCACTACAATCCCTCGACCTAGCTTCTTCCACCTTCCTGGGATTCCTCATATTCAATTCCCGTCATACACTAAACCAGAGCTTGTGACGATTCTCTCGCGAACTTGCAAACCCTCCCCTAAACTTCCCGACGGTTCCAAGGAAACGACCTCCATTTGGGAACGATTCCTTCCCACAATTTACGACTCCCTTTCCAAATACTCAGGTCGTGACCTTGTTTCGTTTCGCGAGATTTGCCTTCAATTATGGCCTACCTTTATCCAGCCAATACTTAATGGGACATATACGTCGAATGAATTCTCTCGCCTCCTCATCGCGAATCGAGCACTTCTCCAAAATGATACACTTCTCACGCCATCTGTTCTTGCTCCTATTACGTCGGCCTCCGTTGTAAAAAAGGCAACTTCTAACACAAGCACCACTCAGCTTCAAGCCCAAAACAACATCACAACCCATCTCCCGTATCACActcgtcttcttctcattGCTTCCTATCTTGCTTCTCACAACCCGCCTCGCACAGATCAGCATCATTTCCTTCAGCAAACTGCAACCAAGCGTAAAAAGCGCGGTGGTGGTACGGCTCTCACCGCTTCTACTTCTCGACCTGGCGTCTCTAAATCGCGTAAGATTCCTCGCAAGCTACTTGGGCCCCAGGCATTTCTGCTTGAAAGAATGATCGCTATCTACCATGTATTACTTGAAGATGCCGATGGTCGAGGGCGCTATTCAGCTACaaatggaaatttgaagagGAAAACCAAAGGACTAGGCGCTGGAGAAGCGGACATACAAATGGCTGTTGCGACACTAGCCAGCTTGCGCTTGATCGCTAAAATGGGGAGTGCAAACGCAGCAGATACTTTGGATGGAGGAAGTAGATGGAGAGTTGCTGTGGGATGGGAGGTGGTCAGGGGGATTGCCAGGAGTGTAGGGGTTGAGGCAGAGGACTATCTGGCGGAGTAA